AGCAAGTGGTGAGGTCGTTGAGCAATGCGGCCAGGGGTGGTTGCGCCAGTTTGCGCCGGGTTAAATACTGCGCTGCGCCACGGGTGTTGAGCAGTTGCTGGCGCAGCGCGTGCACCTCGGCGACCTGGGCTTTTTGCTGCTGCACGCTGGCGTGCATGGCGTCGAGCACGCGCTGGCGGTCGTTGAGCCACAGCAACATCGCCGCAATCAGCAAGGCGCCGCACAGCCACGGCAGGCTGCGTTGCAGGCCTTTGCCGGTCGGGCGTTGGCGCGGGCGCAGGGGCGCGGGGAGCAAGTCGATGCCCAGGTGGTTCACATCCACGCGATGGGGATGCACGCCGAGGGCGGCGCAGTCGATGAGGATCTGATCCAGCTGTTCGCGCAGGATCGCCACCAGTGTGACCTGCACATGCGTGGCCGTGCGCTGCTCCTGGCGCGCGACGAAATACAGCTGGTCCGCCTCGAAAGGCGTGTAGCGATCCAGCTCGTAACCGACCACGGCGGTCAGGTTGCGTGCAGCGGCCAGCGGCAATTGCACGGTTTGCAGCAGCACGGCATCCGGCGCGAGCATC
The sequence above is a segment of the Pseudomonas sp. R76 genome. Coding sequences within it:
- a CDS encoding type II secretion system protein GspL, producing MNRLEPIARHWRGSLLQQGWRLWLAELRACVPTWLALHEPPEQVYHWPLTEPVAPGSTRQVLMLAPDAVLLQTVQLPLAAARNLTAVVGYELDRYTPFEADQLYFVARQEQRTATHVQVTLVAILREQLDQILIDCAALGVHPHRVDVNHLGIDLLPAPLRPRQRPTGKGLQRSLPWLCGALLIAAMLLWLNDRQRVLDAMHASVQQQKAQVAEVHALRQQLLNTRGAAQYLTRRKLAQPPLAALLNDLTTCLPADTWLDQLDVKDGEISFAGQSAKASALITRIKGCHSLENAQFEGVIQPDARTGKDQFTLRAHLRQEAADAPTPHTP